A genomic segment from Nicotiana tabacum cultivar K326 chromosome 9, ASM71507v2, whole genome shotgun sequence encodes:
- the LOC107777582 gene encoding histone H2B.3 codes for MAPKAEKKPAEKKPAEEKAPAEKKPKAGKKLPAKDGASGADKKKKKAKKSVETYKIYIFKVLKQVHPDIGISSKAMGIMNSFINDIFEKLAQESSRLARYNKKPTITSREIQTAVRLVLPGELAKHAVSEGTKAVTKFTSS; via the coding sequence ATGGCTCCTAAGGCAGAGAAGAAGCCCGCCGAGAAGAAGCCGGCCGAGGAGAAAGCTCCGGCGGAGAAGAAGCCAAAGGCCGGAAAGAAGCTACCGGCGAAGGACGGCGCCAGTGGTGCagacaagaagaaaaagaaggctAAAAAGAGTGTTGAAACCTACAAGATCTACATCTTTAAGGTGCTCAAGCAAGTTCATCCAGATATCGGGATCTCGAGCAAGGCTATGGGAATTATGAACAGTTTTATCaatgatatttttgagaaattgGCCCAGGAATCTTCTAGACTTGCGAGGTATAATAAGAAGCCGACTATTACTTCCAGGGAAATTCAGACCGCGGTCAGATTGGTGCTGCCCGGTGAGTTGGCTAAGCATGCTGTTTCTGAAGGAACCAAGGCTGTGACTAAGTTTACGAGCTCATAA
- the LOC107777581 gene encoding LOW QUALITY PROTEIN: THO complex subunit 4A-like (The sequence of the model RefSeq protein was modified relative to this genomic sequence to represent the inferred CDS: inserted 1 base in 1 codon; substituted 1 base at 1 genomic stop codon), whose protein sequence is MAEASLNMSLDDLIKKKKTGTGGKPRGRGRGGASGPGPARRXPNRSANXAAPYSTAKAPEAAWNHSIFAAADQAFPFGQAGGGLAASSISTGTKLYISNLDYGVSNEDIKELFSEAGDLKRYAIHYDRSGRSKGTAEVVFSRRQDALAAVKRYNNVQLDGKPMKIEIVGTNIATPAPPVFNGTFGFGDANGGPRSGQARRGGFGRSRGGRGRGRGFRGGSRGRGRGDRGEKVSAEDLDADLMKYHSESMQTN, encoded by the exons ATGGCAGAGGCATCTTTGAACATGAGCTTAGACGATCTCATCAAGAAGAAAAAAACCGGTACCGGAGGTAAACCTCGCGGCAGAGGTCGTGGCGGCGCCTCCGGTCCTGGTCCTGCTCGCC TTCCCAATCGTTCAGCTAACTGAGCTGCACCTTATTCCACCGCCAAG GCTCCTGAGGCGGCGTGGAATCATTCTATATTCGCGGCGGCAGATCAAGCTTTCCCCTTTGGACAAGCCGGTGGTGGTCTGGCGGCGTCTTCCATATCGACTGGGACAAAGCTCTACATCTCCAATCTCGATTACGGCGTCTCAAATGAGGATATCAAG GAGCTCTTCTCAGAAGCTGGTGACCTGAAACGCTATGCTATACATTATGATAGGAGCGGGAGATCAAAG GGAACGGCAGAGGTGGTCTTCTCACGTAGACAAGATGCACTAGCTGCCGTTAAAAGGTACAACAACGTTCAGCTTGATGGGAAGCCAATGAAGATTGAAATTGTTGGGACCAACATTGCCACTCCCGCTCCCCCTGTTTTCAATGGTACTTTTGGTTTTGGAGATGCTAATGGAGGTCCCAGAAG TGGTCAAGCAAGACGTGGTGGCTTTGGGAGGTCACGGGGTGGTAGAGGACGCGGTCGCGGATTTCGAGGAGGCAGCAGAGGACGGGGAAGAGGAGATCGTGGAGAAAAGGTATCTGCAGAAGATCTAGATGCTGATCTGATGAAGTATCATTCAGAATCAATGCAGACAAACTGA